In one Oncorhynchus nerka isolate Pitt River linkage group LG7, Oner_Uvic_2.0, whole genome shotgun sequence genomic region, the following are encoded:
- the LOC115131455 gene encoding stathmin-like, translated as MAASCGDIQVKEIDKRASGQAFEVILGTPTPDAKGEFPLSPPKKKDLSLEEIQRKLEAAEERRKSHEAEVLKHLAEKREHEKEVQRKAMEENNNFSKIAEEKLNQKMEANKENKEALQAAMSEKFKEKDKKLEEVRAKKETKEGGAEN; from the exons ATGGCGGCCTCCTGCGGAG ATATTCAGGTTAAGGAGATTGACAAACGTGCATCTGGCCAGGCATTTGAGGTGATCCTGGGCACTCCAACTCCAGATGCCAAGGGAgagttccctctgtctccccccaaGAAGAAGGACCTGTCTCTGGAGGAGATCCAGAGGAAACTGGAGGCTGCAGAGGAAAGGAGGAAG TCCCATGAAGCAGAGGTTCTGAAGCACCTAGCTGAGAAGAGGGAGCATGAGAAGGAGGTGCAAAGGAAAGCCATGGAGGAGAACAACAACTTCAGCAAGATAGCTGAGGAGAAGCTTAACCAGAAGATGGAAGCCAACAAAGAGAACAAGGAGGCTCTTCAGGCAGCCATGAGCGAGAAGTTCAAGGAGAAG GACAAGAAACTGGAAGAGGTGCGGGCCAAGAAGGAAACCAAAGAGGGCGGTGCCGAGAACTGA